The genomic stretch tatcaacgctctccaaggcatgacgtgtaaaagtcgagctactactcttaactctcctaacataaactttagtcaaacagtcttaacttggatatgaatcgattttgaaatataacaattggttGTGATCATCCCCacgaagcttgaaagaacataagataggtcatcaatatgggatgaaatcaaataaatgtcaattctcatagtaggctaccaaaggataattcagttgttcgaccaaatttgaaaggtccacacatcaatggataatgacttaaaagggttgaggaaaagaaatgatcagttgcatgaggtactgatcatggttcaaggaaaatcataatatggactgacaaaatcacatcaatgggttcataagtttgtgaaaggcaatcaAAGTCATATgggctattgaaaacaaaaatcaagtggattaagtttgttaaggcaaggaacataatgtaggccttaactttgttttgtagaaagaaaggtccTATTATGGAAAGGGtacatatagtggaactgaaccaaaagaatttcactctgtaagaaagaacttgacacagacatggtgaccaaatgaaaagttgaacaaaagttccaagagaaTTATCCCacagaaaacatgtctgcgaaacgtgattgtattgaaggacataactgcaagcagtcttaggaatgaagttcaatagcaaaggctcacaaagtcaaaatattgttcgtataaataataagtcaaagaagactacaatcaatccaattgtccaaagttatgaaggcaacaccactttccaagaattgaaagtgagttatgactcaatggaggaaaagaaataatatgcatcacttgcaaggggtgaatgaaacaagctgttaaatagacaatggctcacggctatttgaaaggtcctgaaagataacttcttataatccaagtaagaactgttgattagaatagtttgttccagctattagagtcgcacctccttgttcatctttcgcaagccgaaactggtaacgtcgctctaagaactgtggattccatgCTGAGATTCTTCATGTCATTGCcgctaataatgatagtcggaatcTATATCTTCATAAAATCCTTTGCATATCATAATGACTATTCTCGTTGGACattgttatcatcctcgtgctccttacaagggtatgaagatcatctccctcgtgcttccacttacgcaagattaaactatactattttaaatcgcgagtatgatcgcccgtcgttgcatgaaaatatctcttatcataggttcttcttgtctcgcaccttgacttaagcgtttgcctaaactctcatattctcgtacgtttcattgctcggaaaagcaattgttaagttttcaacttagaactacgattcgcgcggtcaactaggcttatattttaggtactctaagttcacaacacaaatcatcatctcatagatcatcatctacttcagtttacgtcattcatacctcaagataaacacaccacattttcacatcccatagcaaaacactttcgaacttcacattatattcaaaatttttgaaacaaaatttctttacactttcacactttccaaattttttttttccacatctcaattttaaggtaaaagttttgactcaaactgaaacgtactttcgcatcaactttcatcactcttataaaacactccatagaatgacgcatcatacttcgcacctcataacatacataacatcacacttccatggctcaatttttcaaatgaaaaggtaatttattttttttttaaataattcataaacacaacattttccattgatcaattaattttcccaaaagaaagaacttttcacaacataaaaatttttcctcaatcaaactccactagaacaactagtcattaatattacaaaacatcaaccacaaaatcatttttccatttttctcttttacatatcaaaccatgcaaatctttcaaaactcataacacaattgtattccaaacaaaacactcatgcacttcacatatacgtttgaaacaacatttttttttaaattgttttttttttctcaaaacaactcatcaaccttcatccttcatgtaaaacactccatcatcctatgcTCATATGCTTTTGTCATATCACttacacacacataacacatacatAGGTCATCATGCCAATCTTGCTCATATCTCACATActcataccataacaatatcatgttcgtacatacaacacgtgcttaaattaTATTGTCATATTCCACATATTCATACTATCACGATATTGTATTCACATTatacacgtgtttagatcatcatgccaatcatgctcacattcaacttctttatgtcatcacatcatttattcacgaatttcaatcatgaaaatcacatcatcacgtaattacttgctcatgcattcttttgcccaaaacatcctcatcatatcgtcaattttatacatcgttcacacatttcatcaacaacttaaaacataccatactttccttggttgagcttgatgctttggatgttgagccttcgtgacacttctagtcaaaaagggttcactaacttagactcaaagtgaaagaagactctcggaccagagcaaaagaacaaagctctgataccactctgtcacgaccgcccatactaggggtaccacaaacgcggcgatcgtgaccgacatgcatggataacgtttttaaaagaaaatcctaattaacttaaaggaagaaagacattttagtttaaagaagtttaaggttaaaattttactatcaCTTAGAAAAGGCttataataaatacttttaaaagaaaaaaacggaGAAAATAACTTAAAGAAAACCAATTAACTTTTAAAGTagaccatttaatttaattcacgagaacaccattttcaaaagataacgtaattacttggtgaaaacctaacacaaccatacatgttcaaccacagtacgaaaagattaaagtcttgagacatagtttaaaatatagcagcggaaaataaggtttaaagagagtcaaggatcacgcctatgtattaattttccattaatttttttaaaactcgtactAAATTAAACTGAGTTTATTATTTATGGACGAAGAGAACACGTAATTTTGTATTCATATGATTATTATAAAAGTCGTGTGTCGCGCATCGCGCGGGGGCTAAACTAGTTTTAATAAATGCAAGGTTTTGGGggaatttttattctttttatttcgTCGTTAGCAGTTCACTTATTCAATAAATCTTATGTACGTACCCTTCTAATCAAACATGAAAATCTTATTCACTTTATTTCAATATACTTCTGAGTTTAGGACATGATCAAGTAGCCATAACATCTTCATTCTTCACCAAAAAGTTTGTTGCAATTGGATTGCAGCAATTGAAAGAAACGATCGTCAACGACATTAATCAACGCTTCGATTCCGTCTCCGGCCGGAGCTTCCATGAGTACCACTACGTTCATGTACGGAGAGCCGGTGCAAACCCTAGCTGGCTTCCCCCAACCGAAATCTGCCTCGTACAACCCGAACCTTATCCAACTGCTAAAAACACATCTCCCCGGCTTATTAAATACATCAATGGTTTCATCCAGTATTCGCACTATTTATTCATCGTTCATAACCCCTTTCATGAAATCATCGCCCACTCCTCGTATGGTTGCCCTCAATCTTGACACAACGTCTTCGCCCTCGTCTTCGTCTAACGAAAGAACCACAGGTACCCCCAAGCTGCAGTTCCCGAAGGTGCGATCCGGCAGCCCAACTCTAGGGCGCAGGTTCACCGCATGAACAGCGGGGAACAAAGTCGTCCCCGTCCCCGTCCCCGTCCCGGCCTTTATAAGCGCGGCGACGAAGCTCCGCCATAGGAGAGCGGAGACGGCTTCCACCCTAGTAGGATCCTTTACCTCGCTTCTAGAAGCTTCCAGCTTCCTGATCATCTCCACCTTCTCCTTGTCGAAAACCAACCTCCCCGTtgtaattttctctctcttgacTCCAAGGTACATCGAGGGCGGAGGCAAGTGCGAGGGCGGGAAATGGAGCGCCATGTCGAAGGAGGGGTGGACACTGGGGAAGGGCTCTCGTTAAGTTTATATACTCACtctgttccctcatagttgagtcatttttccattttaggaagttctcatatagttgagtcatttccatatatagttacttttttctctttcttactttactctgtgttactttattctctctactttattcactttctactttattctctctacttttttctctctcttacctttttatctatttatttaacacattcaatatcccttttttaaactctgtgccgaaaagtttcgcctcaactatgagggaacggaaggagtacttaCGTTCAAATAACAGGCAGTTCCAGTGaaaacttttttaaaataaaaactttgaGAATTGAAAATCATATCAAGTACTATCtttgttccctcatagttgGGGCAAAACTTTTCGatacggagtttaagaaatggatgttTGGTGTATTAAgtagatagataaaaaaatgtaaGAGATGTAAAAAGACAGAATAAAGCAAGTGATAGTAAAGTAACAGTGAGAAATTGTTACTATATacaaaaatgactcaactatgaaggaacttcccaaaatgaaaaaatgactcaaccatAAGAGAACGAATGAAGTACATTAATATTAGTTGGTATTACAAAAACATATCAGTTTCTGATATTGAGTCATGAACTGATATCTGATATTATTGTATTTACGAATTGGTATAGCTCTGTGTTCagactttaaaaaaaaattaaatgaaccatgagattttttttttaaaatgacaaCTGAAAGtcatattattttttctaatatattagtattagttgatatcacaaaacatatcagaAAAAAGTAAAGAGGCCAACCTTAAGTGTGTCTGCCCACGGGACCGGTGGATGATTCCAGAAGCTTCCCTGCAGCAGGTCTTCCCCCACGCGCGGATGAACGCCGCTGCAGACGACCCATCCACTAGCTTATGTGACAGAAACAAGCCAACGGCGAATCCTCCACACTCGAAGAAACTGATCTTCACAGACAGGTTTCGGGTTTCGGTCCCGTCCGCCGTGGGGAACAACTGCATCACCAATTcctcaaaattagggttttgtgtgaagtgtgagAGGGGAGCGTGAACCCGGGCTTCGACAAACTCCGCGCCCGTGTCGTCGCAATCAACGTGCGAGTTTTGTACAACTGTGCCTGCAATGGGGTAGAAGATGGTTAGGGTCTCCGACAAAGACTGTCTCAGACGTTTCGAGATTTCTTGTTTCGACGTAGATCGATTGTTTTCATATAAGAAAATGAAGGGAATGTATTCTGGTGATTGCATTTGATCAATAAATGAGAGTTTGTGGATTTTGGAAGCGAGTGGAGTTGGAGATGATGGTTTTACAATATGGTTTGTGATAATTGTCTGTGCcattttagtttttaatttttttctttttttggtatcTTGATTTTCATGTCAATGCTTTTGATATATATAGGAATGTTAATTAGAAGTCATTCAATAATGTTTATCTTACATGGTAGGTacaataataattaatactccagcCGTTCTATAAAATTCCAGCCGTCCTATAAAATACATGTTTCTTAAGAGCATCAACAATGCAAAATGTATGTTTCTTAAGAGCGTCTGCAATGCAGCCACGCGTTGCAACTTCATTGGTTTTTATGGCGGCCTAGTGGTTATGTGCAGAAAAACGACATCCTGTAAGTTCGTGAAACGATTTTGTCGCAAGGTCGTCGAGGACTTTCACGATACGAATTTGAGAAAACCGGCAATGCATGCGCGACGCCCACATATTGATGAATATGCATCAGAGGCTTCATGCGCCATGGATTTCCTGGTATGCTCGACAAGATAGATTAGATTGTATACACTTACAGTAAAAGAATTGACATGTTGCATGGAGATGTACAACAAATACTAGTGCGCACATCCAACATTAATTCTCGAAACAATTGTTGACCAACGTTTATGAATTTGGTATATTTTTTGGCGTGGTTGGGTCGAATAATGACATCaacatattttcaaaaaaaattactactccctccgtccaccaaaattGGTCTTACACCAAAATGGAAAGTCGATCTCAAtttattactcatttttttatttttctctcctactttattaatagtattttgtTATTTCTCTATCCTACTTTATCCATTTTATCACTTTCTTTTTCATACTTGATCAATATAATTTTGTGTTAAAACTCGTGTTATCCACCTATATAACTATTTTTTCTAGATGAAGAGAGTATAAAATACTGAGGATCATAATCGCAAATggaataagaaataaatgaaattataattataaaaatattgcaTAAGCCATAGTTAAAATGTTAAGTGAATATAGTAAGTTAACTATTTAAGGACGTTAAAAGAATTAGCTTagagaaatttatttattagtgTGGTCACCCTAACTATTCAATAGATGGGGTTTAGCTAAACCTTGGTTGTAGCCTGTAGGTTACTAAATTTCAGTACCTTAGTAAAAATATCGATCTATTTCAACAACCACCATAAGTTAAATGCGGTGAGGACGACCTTTCTCATAAAATCAACCACCTACAGCCTACTCTATTCCCGTTTCCCTGATGATCAAGTCATTCAACACTTACCGGAGCAGAGAAGCCAAAATTGGAATGAAGGCGTGGGTCCCAATGCCCAGTGTTCGAACGTTGGAGAGCCTATTGGTGCTGCTCACTTGGGTACTCTTTTTCCTCCTAGGGTCTTTTTTCCTTCGGGTTTTTGGCCTTTGGAGGTTTTAACGAGGCCCGACCCATCCCAGGGTTTGTGAGTAGCACCGCCGTGTGGATCTTGTTGTTGTCAAGCGTGTGAGTTGGTCAAGCGATAAAAAAAGTTAATGCTCGAGCCTTTGAGGCCAACGGTCTCAGGTTCGAATTCTTCGTAGTGCGGCCTTTAAACTTAAAGTCATTTACCCAATCCTAGGTTATATcctggtactccctccgtctcatgctactcgcacttttcactTAGATAGCGTAAATTTGAACATGAgtaattagtgtaattaaattaaaattttaagtgcAATAAGGCAACCCTTAATAAAGGAAACACGAACTATctctaatatcttaattaaataccataatttttatctaaaatagaaatagtgcaAATAATTTGGGACAATCCGAAAATGGAATGTgcaagtagcatgggacggagagagtactattttatctaggaaaccgaacatcaccttaggtggcgttcggttgtcatgactaatatcatgagactatccatctaggattaagttgtgagattattttagttggaagggggaggctatgactaattatcatgggactatccatctaagattaagttgtaggggtcaatcttatgaaccaaacatacatttttaatcatgagatttaatcttggcaaccgaacacccccttagCATACAAATTTGAAGGGGGCGGATCTATTGGATAGAAATAGTTTGCAACGTGAAGCGAATAGgtaatgataattttttttgttttacttcAGAAATGGGTGAAATTCTAATTTTATGTTCTTCTTGTTGAAATTTTCTACAGATCAGGCGGGGGTCGTGATGTTTCGGACCGGAACATGACTAACAtctaaaataactaaaagaaTAACCAAAAGAATTGATAAAAAATGGTCTATTTTCCATTAAGGTATTACGTTGCAAacattctttctctctcataaATCTTACATACAACCTTAAAACTTATAAGTGTAAGCCAATTGTGGGATGCAAAATCAAATGTTGACatcaatatatatatggattgtgatcaagatagaaccattcttaaacgtagaaccattcttaaacgtagaacaaatgccaaacggaggtcgttagatcttttaatccaatcgtgttgatttgcacaacaacttcccattacaaccaaaactattattaatgggtgaatgcagagaagtgaaaaaataaagcatgcatggactgttcttcgtttcattcattcttccatcaacatgtgagttttttcacatgttgagtccggaatgtcgtgaaaacatagtctaatatgtatgatttttaatcttgaccgtcattttttcctcatccaatgaataaaatatgtagagctctaggttctacacttaagaatggttctgtctttaacgcaaccctatatatatatatatatatatatatatatatatatatatatatatattcgttGTTTCGAGAGTAGTGCATGCTATTATGCTAAGATATATTTCGTCTGTGGGAcattccaaaaaagaaaatgtgttaCTTAGAGTGGGACGACTAGAATATAAAAATCGAATAACTAATGTTATTTAGAAAATCATTTTTACTTTATCTATACTATATAAAAGCCAAGTCCTCAAAAAGTTGTTTTTCCCGCCCACTTTCATGAAATATTGAGAagtatattataaaattgtattAGCCTATAATATACAATATTAATATATGATTGATTTGATATAGAGAATAAATGGTTGTCAATTAGTCAAATCACCCTCCTTTTAACCATTGGGTAAAAATAAGATCAAATGGTTTCTCTCTCATTTATTTTAATGACCAATAATACTATGCCATTTGTAACAGTCCCATTGgccaataaatattttatctattactCAAATatctttatatattaaattaaatatatgtaaaagttataccaaaattcataGGTTTTCATCCTCTACAAATTGAGATCACATTTGCTATAGTtctattcacaaaaaaaatctcTATTTTCTCTACATATAATCTTTCTTCTATATtataatttctttttgttttaaatttattcatCATCCATGAGAATGACATGTTCTCTAATCTAtacatctatacatatataaaagccaAGAAGtaggaatttttatttttccacccactttcaTGAAAATTTGTAGAGTATATTGTATAAATCTTTTAGCatgtataataaaatttaatgcaAGATGCATAATATGATAGGTTGTCATTGAACAAAACACCATTATACATTTGATAATACACATTTAAAAACGTTAAGTAGTGTGATTGATGTgagtaataaaatgatactccgtAAACCAATGGCCAGTAAACAAATCAACGTACCAAATGGTATAATCTTATTggttgataaatattttttttaaaatttatatatcttttgtatattattttaataaattataaaaattataccaaaattcgTAGTTTTTCATCCTCTACAAATACATACCACATTTGTTATAGTTTtgatcacaaaaaaaatattgtgtttttattcatataatccttcttctttgataatataattttttattttatagtctTCTTTGTTGTTCATTATGAATAATGATGAGGGTAATATATTCTCGGAttctcaaaatttctatttctaattttaatatGGATCTAGGTCATCCTCTATTCTGACTGTAATTGAAGGTAAGTTTAAAAAAACCTCATTTGTCCCCCTATGCGTTTATTTACAAATCTTTTATGTGATTCAGTTGGGCCGTACATCCATTTATAGTGATATAGTAAgttttagtgtattaaaaaaaattattactttTAAAATGTTTTAATCTTTTGGCATCAAATCATTTCTATACTCTGcacttttttttcaaattttcaacaaaagaatgattttgttcttaatatataaatttaggTAATTAATTGTAGATATAGTTcttgatatttaaaaaatacactccttcgtcttcaagtccggaCGTAGTAGATGGCTATCACCCCCAAGAACACGAAGTAAATacctaaacaaaacaaaaacaaaagatcaaataaaataaaacaactaGGTAGTAAACAACCTATTGTCTCCCCAACAACGTCGCCAAAACTTGATGCGTATTTTTAGAGTATCTAGACCAGTTCACACAAGATATCAAGTTTAActaattaactctaataatactacaataCTGCAAGACTACAACGTCGTAGTAGTATATCAAGTGTTGATTCACATGGAGGTGAAAAATTGTTTATACTTAAAAGCATATAAAAACATacaaagattgaattttttaatttgaaagttGTTGACAAAGTAAAGTGCAGATTAACTAGAGAAAGACTTTTTCAAACGGGAAAAATaaatgtcactccaagttgcccAATATATTTGTATTGTTCTATACCTCTAACAAAGAAACTTATGCAGTgattaaaacatcaacctaatcaCATACACTGACCATGTACACGATGAGTAGTTAATTAGCTAAATACGCAACCTATGAACTAATTTTCAACGACTACAAACTCCTACAGAAGCGCAGGAGAAATACTCATCTACTATGATCACCTACTTAATCCACTCTCAAATTgtcctctgaacaattctaattcaatagcataccaacaatcaaacactcacaaactatgttaaagagataATAGCATAGGAAAGAACAACACTACATTATTAGAGTAAAAAACATAGTGTataaacatcaagcatattgtTGGTATCAAAAACAAATGATTCAAAGGTTTAGAAACATCCATAACATCCTAAATTACAACTTAGAGCAGCATTGAGAGTtttagcctaaacacatggtagattttgcaataaaaaccataggaagcatgctctcgttgagtggaattggAATTTGGAGACGGATCATCGGAATGTTGGCCggaatttcttccttctcttcttcctcctttctttctctcttttcctCTCTATTTCTCGTCCAAGGGTGTCTGAATATTCTCAAAAACTGCTCCAGAAACCTATTTGTAAACTAAAATTAGGCTGTTTCTgagaaaacgcccgacccgGGCGAAATGGTGCCAACCCGGGAGTTTCTACTGGACCTGGCGTTTTGTTGGTTCAAAAATGGCCGGGTCGGGCGTTTTCGCCAGGTTCGCACTGCTCCGTGCAGCCTTCATCAAATGGCCATAACTTCTTCATCCGGGTTCCGATTGAAGAGTACAAGGTACCCAAGCTATTTCAAAGGCAAAGATAACGATGGTAAGATAAAAGAATTTTGACATTGTCTTGATAGGCAACGAGCAGTTTGAATCAGACCCCTGGTCCGGTTTGGCTCATTGTATGCTTTCACTCCACATGTACATCTATCAACTAAAATATAATAATCAAACTTTAATGATTAATTGAAAgatgattttaatataaaaaataggagAAATCTTAGAGTAGAAtaaacattatttgatttacatcaaATATTCACCGATGAAGGATCACTTGCTATTTAGTTGAAAATTTCAGTTTGGTCCACTTTCTCTACACTGTTACAGAACTACATTATCAGTACAGGGGCTATGTTAGACCAAACTGGACTGGACTATTTGATACCaataataaattagtaaaaaattgACACCCAAGAAATTCATAGATGATGCCATGGAGGCCTGTGCTTCAATAACACATTTTTGTAACCATTCTGAGCTCTCCAATCTCAGGCATACTTATCTCTTCCGCATGGAACTGCTTCTTCAGATGGGTTGATTGCTATGATGACTAATCATTACAACAATTTGATGAGACTATTTTAATTCTATTAGCTAGCTGAACATCTACTAACAAAATAGGGCTGTCAAATTTGCTATTGGGAAGTGGTGAGCAGTTTTTTGTTAAGATAAATGTTTGTGAAAACTCAtcagagagaaaagagtttccaaatttaaaaagtgcatattcttgtgggacagactaaaaaggaaagaatgtatattcttgtgggacggaggaggGAGTAATAAGTTTCTTGCTATCTTATTAGAGTGTCCACGATAGTGGACAAGCCCTCTCCCACCGCCGCGGTAAAAAAAAACTGTTGCATGATCTATGTTTCAGAATCATATACATGCAATAATAGTGAGCGTCTCTTGGAAGAATGTAGTGGAAAAGGAGTTTGGAGCACTGAGAAACAACTTTCATGAAGAGGTTACCAGTACACAAGTATCGTTCATCTCTGAATTATCACTCACTCTGCAAATGTGGCCATGGAGTATTTGCCCCTTTCCAAATTTTTGCAAATAAGGCTTGGATGTTGTTGGAACAAATATATACGTATAGTTTAGAACCAGTTTATTAACAAGTTTAGTTCTTTTTTTTGGGGGGTGTGTAATATAAGAGAATCTTGTGTACTGGTTGATCAATGCACAGACCAAACCAAACGGTGTGTTAATTATGGACATGTTGCCTTGTGGTTTTCAAGAGGTTAGAGATCTCATTATTTGGTCTTTATCTTAAGGGATAGTTATTCCTGTTTAGATGATGCTCCAGCACAAACACTGGCTGATTTGTCAGGAGATGAAGATGGTAACTTATCTAACACTCAATTTTTCCTCTTCTGAATAAATAATAGCTGAATATTGATGATAGTGTTCTAGAAATCCGATCTTCAAAATTTCTTACCTCTTATATTGTTCTAAAGAGCTGAAACTTGTGTTATTTCCAATCAAACTCTGAAACCATGggtgttttttaaattttttaccgATCTTAATAGTTTGACTCTTTTTCCCTCTCCCTCATCCCTTTGTAGCTAAgttgtattcctttttgggttgccGAGTCAAatcttttttttggtaaaagtagcacatttcatttttttcttactttagtTTACTTAATCTTTTTCCtagtactttattctctattcccaaaagaaatgcctctactaGGAAGAAATGAATGGATACAAGTAAGAAATCTAGTCAACATTTACTAAGAAATTCAGAGAATTCTTCCAGTGCTGATACACAAAAAGAAGCAAGTGAGCCAGCACAACTTCCTGTCGTTAATCATGTCAACTTACTAACTAAAGTCAGG from Salvia splendens isolate huo1 chromosome 15, SspV2, whole genome shotgun sequence encodes the following:
- the LOC121766446 gene encoding vinorine synthase-like, with the translated sequence MAQTIITNHIVKPSSPTPLASKIHKLSFIDQMQSPEYIPFIFLYENNRSTSKQEISKRLRQSLSETLTIFYPIAGTVVQNSHVDCDDTGAEFVEARVHAPLSHFTQNPNFEELVMQLFPTADGTETRNLSVKISFFECGGFAVGLFLSHKLVDGSSAAAFIRAWGKTCCREASGIIHRSRGQTHLSVHPSFDMALHFPPSHLPPPSMYLGVKREKITTGRLVFDKEKVEMIRKLEASRSEVKDPTRVEAVSALLWRSFVAALIKAGTGTGTGTTLFPAVHAVNLRPRVGLPDRTFGNCSLGVPVVLSLDEDEGEDVVSRLRATIRGVGDDFMKGVMNDE